One segment of Burkholderia multivorans ATCC BAA-247 DNA contains the following:
- the tssJ gene encoding type VI secretion system lipoprotein TssJ, translating into MIRYGLPLIACALLAGCAAAPLLGSAASAVMSATGIGKPEVPDSQKPPRNIGLTLAAAPNLNAATDNKPLALVVRLYALKDPTSFQQAPFDAFTDPNKEKAALGADLLNVREITLIPGQRYTATEKVSREAQAFGIVALFRDPALQRWKLTFDPAKSEKSGIIIGLHNCAMTVTGGTVIAPQQGAPSQPLNMLSSVSCG; encoded by the coding sequence ATGATTCGCTACGGATTGCCGTTGATCGCTTGCGCGCTGCTGGCCGGATGCGCCGCCGCGCCGCTGCTCGGATCGGCCGCGAGCGCCGTGATGTCGGCCACCGGCATCGGCAAGCCCGAGGTGCCGGACTCGCAAAAACCGCCGCGCAACATCGGCCTCACGCTCGCCGCCGCGCCGAATCTGAATGCGGCGACCGATAACAAGCCGCTCGCGCTCGTCGTGCGGCTTTACGCGCTGAAAGACCCGACTTCGTTCCAGCAGGCGCCGTTCGACGCATTTACCGATCCGAACAAGGAAAAAGCCGCACTCGGCGCCGATTTGCTCAACGTCCGCGAAATCACGCTGATTCCCGGGCAGCGCTATACGGCGACCGAGAAAGTGTCGCGCGAAGCGCAGGCATTCGGCATCGTCGCGCTGTTCCGCGATCCCGCACTGCAGCGATGGAAGCTGACATTCGACCCGGCGAAGTCGGAGAAATCCGGCATAATCATCGGCCTGCATAATTGCGCAATGACGGTGACCGGGGGCACGGTGATCGCACCGCAGCAGGGCGCGCCTTCGCAACCGCTGAATATGCTGTCGTCGGTCAGTTGCGGTTAA
- a CDS encoding tetratricopeptide repeat protein, which produces MKDRLFAKLSGVVLACGVIAGCASQPTTPPTAEVFNKSLAEADEVAKSGDQDRALGLYQALAKSDPTREEPWSRIAQIQFAQNHYGQAIVAAQEALQRDSTDRQAKSVLAVAGLRIATQSLGELRQDASLAGDAKSDAQALAKQLRETLGENALFPPEQKVQARKVRRPIHRAKAAAATAAADSGAATQPAQTSSSSAPQKGGDPFSALR; this is translated from the coding sequence ATGAAAGATCGTCTCTTCGCAAAGCTGTCTGGGGTAGTGCTGGCTTGCGGCGTGATTGCGGGCTGTGCAAGTCAGCCGACCACGCCGCCGACCGCCGAAGTATTCAACAAATCGCTGGCAGAAGCGGACGAAGTGGCCAAATCGGGCGATCAGGATCGCGCGCTCGGCCTCTATCAGGCGCTTGCCAAGTCGGACCCGACACGCGAAGAGCCGTGGTCGCGCATTGCGCAAATCCAGTTTGCCCAGAACCATTACGGCCAGGCGATCGTCGCCGCTCAGGAAGCGCTGCAGCGCGACTCGACCGACCGTCAGGCCAAGAGCGTGCTCGCGGTCGCGGGCCTGCGGATCGCGACGCAGTCGCTCGGCGAACTGCGTCAGGATGCGTCGCTGGCCGGCGACGCGAAGTCCGATGCGCAGGCGCTCGCGAAGCAGCTGCGCGAAACGCTCGGCGAGAACGCGCTGTTCCCGCCGGAGCAGAAGGTCCAGGCGCGCAAGGTCCGGCGTCCGATTCACCGAGCGAAGGCCGCGGCCGCAACGGCGGCCGCCGACAGCGGCGCCGCGACGCAGCCCGCGCAGACGTCGAGCAGCAGTGCGCCGCAAAAGGGCGGCGATCCGTTCAGCGCGCTGCGTTGA
- the tssB gene encoding type VI secretion system contractile sheath small subunit: MAKKESIQKSLQKIRPPRVQLTYEVEKGDAIEVKELPFVVGVVADLAGQSEVEQPKLRDRKFVNIDRDNFDDVMKAIEPRAAFQVENRLSPEGGKFAVDLKFRSLSDFNPDEVVEQVEPLRRLLEARSKLADLRNKLAGNDKLEDLLSEVLKNTQQLQALAKGTGGDKDGE; encoded by the coding sequence ATGGCCAAGAAAGAGAGCATTCAGAAAAGCTTGCAGAAAATACGGCCGCCGCGCGTCCAGCTGACCTACGAGGTCGAGAAGGGCGATGCGATCGAGGTGAAGGAGCTGCCGTTCGTCGTCGGGGTCGTCGCGGATCTGGCCGGCCAGTCCGAAGTCGAGCAGCCGAAACTGCGCGATCGCAAGTTCGTCAACATCGATCGCGACAATTTCGACGACGTGATGAAGGCGATCGAGCCGCGCGCGGCGTTCCAGGTGGAAAACCGGCTGAGCCCTGAGGGCGGCAAGTTCGCGGTCGACCTGAAATTCCGTTCGCTGTCGGATTTCAATCCGGACGAAGTCGTCGAGCAGGTCGAGCCGCTGCGCCGCCTGCTCGAGGCGCGCTCGAAGCTCGCCGACCTGCGCAACAAGCTCGCCGGCAACGACAAGCTCGAAGACCTGCTGTCCGAGGTGCTGAAGAACACGCAGCAGCTGCAGGCGCTCGCGAAGGGCACGGGCGGCGACAAAGACGGCGAATGA
- the tssC gene encoding type VI secretion system contractile sheath large subunit: MNQQTAPAQASGAEYAAGTSLLDEIVEKSKVAKSDSEHARAKDLIGELVHQVLDGTVVVSDNLSATIDARVAELDRLISAQLSAVMHAPEFQRLESTWRGLDYLVKESNTGQTIKIKALHAPKRDLVRDFKGASEFDQSALFKKVYEEEFGTFGGSPFGALIGDYEISRQPEDMYFIEQMSHVAAAAHAPFIASASPELLGLESFADLGKPRDLGKVFDTVEYAKWKSFRDSEDSRYVGLTLPRFLGRLPFNPKDGQTAETFNFVEDVDGTDHDKYLWCNAAWAFAARLTAAFDDFGWCAAIRGVEGGGLVEDLPTHTFKTDDGEVALKCPTEIAITDRREKELSDLGFIPLVHCKNSDYAAFFAAQSVQKPKKYSTDSANANAVLSAQLQYIFSVSRVAHYLKAMMRDKIGSFASAQNVETFLNRWISQYVLLDDNATQEQKAQFPLREASIQVSEIPGKPGSYRSVAFLRPHFQLDELSISLRLVADLPKPANS, translated from the coding sequence ATGAACCAGCAAACGGCTCCGGCCCAAGCGAGCGGCGCGGAATACGCCGCCGGGACTTCGCTGCTCGACGAAATCGTCGAGAAGAGCAAGGTCGCGAAATCCGATTCCGAGCATGCGCGCGCGAAGGACCTGATCGGCGAACTCGTGCACCAGGTGCTCGACGGCACGGTCGTCGTGTCGGACAACCTGTCGGCGACGATCGACGCGCGCGTCGCGGAGCTCGATCGGCTGATCTCGGCGCAACTGTCCGCGGTGATGCATGCACCGGAATTCCAGCGCCTCGAAAGCACATGGCGCGGGCTCGACTATCTGGTCAAGGAAAGCAACACGGGCCAGACGATCAAGATCAAGGCGCTGCACGCGCCGAAGCGCGACCTCGTGCGCGACTTCAAGGGCGCCAGCGAGTTCGACCAGAGCGCGCTGTTCAAGAAGGTCTACGAAGAAGAATTCGGCACGTTCGGCGGCTCGCCGTTCGGCGCGCTGATCGGCGACTACGAGATCTCGCGCCAGCCCGAGGACATGTACTTCATCGAGCAGATGTCGCACGTCGCGGCGGCCGCGCACGCGCCGTTCATCGCGTCGGCGTCGCCGGAGCTGCTCGGCCTGGAATCGTTCGCCGATCTCGGCAAGCCGCGCGATCTCGGCAAGGTGTTCGACACGGTCGAATATGCGAAGTGGAAGTCGTTCCGCGATTCCGAGGATTCGCGCTACGTCGGCCTCACGCTGCCGCGCTTCCTCGGCCGCCTGCCGTTCAATCCGAAGGACGGCCAGACCGCGGAAACCTTCAACTTCGTCGAAGACGTCGACGGCACCGACCACGACAAGTATCTGTGGTGCAACGCCGCGTGGGCATTCGCCGCGCGGCTGACGGCCGCATTCGACGACTTCGGCTGGTGCGCGGCGATTCGCGGCGTCGAGGGCGGCGGGCTCGTCGAGGATCTGCCGACGCACACGTTCAAGACCGACGACGGCGAAGTCGCGCTGAAGTGCCCGACCGAGATCGCGATCACCGATCGCCGCGAGAAGGAGCTGAGCGATCTCGGCTTCATCCCGCTCGTCCATTGCAAGAATTCTGATTACGCCGCGTTCTTCGCTGCGCAATCGGTGCAGAAGCCGAAAAAATACAGCACCGACAGCGCGAACGCGAACGCCGTGCTCTCTGCCCAGCTTCAGTACATCTTCTCGGTATCGCGCGTTGCGCACTACCTGAAGGCGATGATGCGGGACAAGATCGGCAGCTTCGCGTCGGCGCAGAACGTGGAGACCTTCCTCAACCGGTGGATTTCGCAATACGTGCTGCTCGACGACAACGCGACGCAGGAGCAGAAGGCGCAATTTCCGCTGCGCGAGGCATCCATACAAGTATCGGAGATTCCGGGCAAGCCGGGCTCGTATCGTTCGGTCGCGTTCCTGCGCCCGCACTTTCAGCTCGACGAACTCTCGATTTCTCTGCGACTTGTCGCTGATCTGCCCAAACCGGCAAATTCATAA
- a CDS encoding Hcp family type VI secretion system effector, with protein sequence MLHMHMQFGSPAIKGESADKDHQGWIELKSWDHSIIQPRSATASTAGGHTATRCEHGDMIFTKEIDSSSPLLYQHASGGTTFDEVTIHFSRADGEGKRVQYLEIKLKYVIISSIAPSVREEGLPVETFSLKYAAVQWKQTQQKIGGNQGGNTQGAWSLTKNDKTYAV encoded by the coding sequence ATGTTACACATGCACATGCAGTTTGGTAGTCCGGCGATCAAAGGCGAATCCGCGGACAAGGACCACCAGGGCTGGATCGAACTGAAATCGTGGGATCACTCGATCATCCAGCCGCGTTCGGCGACCGCGTCGACCGCAGGCGGCCACACCGCCACGCGTTGCGAGCACGGCGACATGATCTTCACGAAGGAAATCGATTCGTCGAGCCCGCTGCTGTATCAGCACGCGTCGGGCGGCACGACGTTCGATGAAGTGACGATTCATTTCTCGCGTGCGGACGGCGAAGGCAAGCGTGTCCAGTATCTGGAAATCAAGCTCAAGTACGTGATCATCTCGAGCATCGCGCCGAGCGTGCGCGAGGAAGGCCTGCCGGTCGAGACGTTCTCGCTGAAGTATGCGGCCGTGCAGTGGAAGCAGACGCAGCAGAAGATCGGCGGCAACCAGGGCGGCAACACGCAGGGCGCCTGGAGCCTGACGAAGAACGACAAGACCTACGCGGTCTAA
- the tssE gene encoding type VI secretion system baseplate subunit TssE codes for MKRFEPSFLDKLFDDEPHLPASAAMRQLSLDELKNTVARDVEAILNTRIAHTETELAALPECQKSVLTYGLNDFAGLSLASHYDRAFICKSIQQAIARHEPRLQQVQVTFELNEQSTNALYFAIQALLVVHPAEEPVSFDAMLQPSTLQYSVTRARTARML; via the coding sequence ATGAAACGCTTCGAACCCAGTTTTCTCGACAAGCTGTTCGACGACGAACCGCATCTGCCGGCCTCGGCCGCGATGCGGCAATTGTCGCTGGACGAGCTGAAGAACACGGTCGCCCGCGACGTCGAGGCGATCCTCAATACCCGTATCGCACACACCGAAACCGAGCTGGCCGCGCTGCCGGAATGCCAGAAGTCGGTGCTGACTTACGGGCTCAACGATTTCGCGGGGCTGAGCCTCGCCAGCCACTACGATCGCGCATTCATCTGCAAGTCGATCCAGCAGGCGATCGCACGCCATGAGCCGCGGCTGCAGCAGGTGCAGGTGACGTTCGAGCTGAACGAGCAGTCGACCAACGCGCTCTACTTCGCGATCCAGGCGCTGCTCGTCGTGCATCCGGCCGAAGAGCCGGTCAGCTTCGATGCAATGCTGCAGCCTTCGACGCTCCAGTATTCGGTCACGCGCGCACGCACGGCACGCATGCTGTAA
- the tssF gene encoding type VI secretion system baseplate subunit TssF: MEELLPYYERELSFLRRYSRDFAERYPKIAARLALSGEHCEDPHVERMIESFALLGARINKKLDDDYPEFTEALLEVLYPHYLRPFPSCSIAQFAAAAPGQQTEPVVIRRGTELKSRPIRGVQCRFRTAYDVTLAPIRISEARYTPVALAPSATVLPSNATGVISITFESLAAQLDLGALKLPTLRAHLHGEQSFVAALTDCLFVNVLGAYVEPERNGRWTALRQLPIAQAGFDEGDALIDYPAKSHPAYRLLTEYFGFPDKFDFVDFDIAAIARASGRCQRATLHLVLQDVRSDSHVARLLELLAASHFRLFCTPVVNLFRQHGEPIRITHRAVSYPVIAEARRAFAYEVYSIDSVKLVRQQAHEESVIEFRPFYSLHHGEAARIGHYWFARRNDSVAQKSPGYETEISIVDIDFEPTSPQTDTLSLDLTCTNRDLPAMLAFGLEGGDLFQDGGAQTAGIALLRRPTQTVRFERGRAAHWRLVSHLALNHVSLVAHGLAPLKEMLTLYDLRRTAVSTRQIDGLVAIEQRGAVQWLPGKPFATFVRGIEVRLTIDEEHFVGASLASFVRVLDSFFGLYVHLNSFVQLVVVSKRTGEEIIRCKPRTGESILA; this comes from the coding sequence ATGGAAGAATTGCTGCCGTACTACGAGCGCGAATTATCGTTTTTGCGGCGCTATTCGCGGGATTTCGCCGAACGCTATCCGAAGATCGCGGCGCGCCTCGCGCTGTCCGGCGAGCACTGCGAGGACCCGCACGTCGAGCGGATGATCGAGTCGTTCGCGCTGCTCGGCGCGCGGATCAACAAGAAGCTCGACGACGACTACCCGGAATTCACCGAAGCGCTGCTCGAAGTGCTGTATCCGCACTATCTGCGGCCGTTTCCGTCGTGCTCGATCGCGCAGTTCGCGGCGGCGGCGCCCGGGCAGCAGACGGAGCCGGTCGTGATCCGGCGCGGCACCGAGCTCAAGAGCCGCCCGATCCGCGGCGTGCAGTGCCGGTTCCGCACCGCCTACGACGTGACGCTCGCGCCGATCCGCATTTCGGAGGCGCGCTATACGCCGGTCGCACTCGCGCCGAGCGCGACGGTGCTGCCGTCGAACGCGACGGGCGTGATCTCGATCACGTTCGAATCGCTCGCCGCGCAGCTCGATCTCGGCGCGCTGAAGCTGCCGACGCTGCGCGCGCATCTGCACGGCGAGCAGTCGTTCGTCGCCGCGCTGACCGACTGCCTGTTCGTCAACGTGCTCGGCGCGTACGTCGAACCGGAGCGCAACGGCCGCTGGACCGCGCTGCGCCAGTTGCCGATCGCGCAGGCCGGCTTCGACGAAGGCGATGCGCTGATCGACTATCCGGCGAAATCGCATCCCGCGTATCGTCTGCTGACCGAATACTTCGGCTTTCCCGACAAGTTCGACTTCGTCGATTTCGACATCGCCGCGATCGCGCGCGCATCGGGCCGCTGCCAGCGCGCGACGCTGCATCTGGTGCTGCAGGACGTGCGCAGCGATTCGCATGTCGCGCGGCTGCTCGAGCTGCTCGCCGCGAGCCACTTCCGCTTGTTCTGCACGCCGGTCGTCAACCTGTTCCGCCAGCACGGCGAGCCGATCCGCATCACGCATCGCGCGGTATCGTATCCGGTGATCGCGGAGGCGCGCCGCGCGTTCGCGTATGAGGTCTATTCGATCGACTCGGTGAAGCTCGTGCGGCAGCAGGCGCACGAGGAATCGGTGATCGAGTTCCGGCCGTTCTATTCGCTGCATCACGGCGAAGCGGCGCGGATCGGCCATTACTGGTTCGCGCGCCGCAACGACTCGGTCGCGCAGAAGAGCCCGGGCTACGAGACCGAGATCTCGATCGTCGACATCGATTTCGAGCCCACTTCACCGCAGACCGACACGCTGAGCCTCGATCTCACGTGCACGAACCGCGACCTGCCGGCGATGCTCGCGTTCGGCCTCGAAGGCGGCGACCTGTTCCAGGACGGCGGCGCGCAGACGGCCGGGATCGCGCTGCTGCGCCGTCCGACGCAGACGGTACGCTTCGAGCGCGGCCGCGCCGCGCACTGGCGTCTCGTGTCGCACCTCGCGCTCAACCACGTGTCGCTCGTCGCGCACGGGCTCGCGCCGCTCAAGGAGATGCTGACGCTGTACGACCTGCGGCGCACCGCGGTGTCGACGCGCCAGATCGACGGGCTCGTCGCGATCGAGCAGCGCGGCGCCGTGCAGTGGCTGCCCGGCAAGCCGTTTGCGACATTCGTGCGCGGGATCGAAGTGCGGCTGACGATCGACGAGGAGCATTTCGTCGGCGCGAGCCTCGCGTCGTTCGTGCGCGTGCTCGACAGCTTCTTCGGGCTGTACGTGCACCTCAACAGCTTTGTTCAACTGGTCGTCGTGTCGAAGCGCACCGGCGAGGAGATCATCCGATGCAAGCCCCGCACCGGCGAATCGATTCTGGCGTAG
- the tssG gene encoding type VI secretion system baseplate subunit TssG, with protein MQAPHRRIDSGVVDTLLDEPHRFEFFQAVRVLEGLFARQAADAPGAWRQGDVVAHRIAFRNTLSLGFPPSEIEGARSFDDDGLPLDSTEQREAAVAGGELGRVELTPAFFGLLGAQGALPLHYTEQIAAREHLKRDHAARAFFDVFSNRATALFYAAWKKYRLPFHYELDRDERYLPLLLAIAGVASDDVRDSLAAGAGGVLDEAVAGYALAARHRPMSAAYLQRTLSDYFRVPVKIDQFVGKWYDVPPDQLSVLGQVNAVLGATALVGERVWQRDMRARIVIGPLSKRDYEAFLPGGAQAVALERMLTLLAGVTLEYEVKLVLKRTEVGASVLGAGSRLGWDAFLCTRDADEDRSDARYELHVIH; from the coding sequence ATGCAAGCCCCGCACCGGCGAATCGATTCTGGCGTAGTCGATACGCTGCTCGACGAACCGCACCGCTTCGAATTCTTCCAGGCGGTGCGCGTGCTCGAAGGGCTGTTCGCGCGGCAGGCCGCCGATGCGCCCGGCGCGTGGCGGCAAGGCGACGTCGTCGCGCACCGGATCGCGTTCCGCAATACGCTGTCGCTCGGCTTTCCGCCGAGCGAGATCGAAGGCGCGCGCTCGTTCGACGACGACGGCCTGCCGCTCGACTCGACCGAGCAGCGCGAAGCGGCGGTCGCGGGAGGCGAGCTCGGGCGCGTCGAACTGACGCCGGCGTTCTTCGGGCTGCTCGGCGCGCAGGGCGCGCTGCCGCTGCACTACACCGAACAGATCGCGGCGCGCGAGCATCTGAAGCGCGACCATGCGGCGCGCGCATTCTTCGACGTGTTCTCGAACCGCGCGACCGCGCTGTTCTACGCGGCCTGGAAGAAATACCGGCTGCCGTTCCACTACGAGCTCGATCGCGACGAGCGCTATCTGCCGCTGCTGCTCGCGATCGCGGGCGTGGCGAGCGACGACGTGCGCGACAGTCTCGCGGCAGGCGCGGGCGGCGTGCTCGACGAAGCGGTCGCCGGCTATGCGCTCGCGGCGCGACACCGGCCGATGTCGGCCGCCTATCTGCAGCGCACGCTGTCCGATTATTTCCGCGTGCCGGTGAAGATCGATCAGTTCGTCGGCAAGTGGTACGACGTGCCGCCCGATCAGCTGAGCGTGCTCGGCCAGGTCAACGCGGTGCTCGGCGCGACGGCGCTGGTTGGCGAACGCGTGTGGCAGCGCGACATGCGCGCCCGGATCGTGATCGGCCCGCTGTCCAAGCGCGACTACGAGGCGTTCCTGCCGGGCGGCGCGCAGGCCGTTGCGCTCGAGCGGATGCTGACGCTGCTCGCCGGCGTTACGCTCGAATACGAAGTGAAGCTCGTGCTGAAGCGGACCGAAGTCGGTGCGAGCGTACTCGGCGCCGGCTCGCGGCTCGGCTGGGACGCGTTCCTCTGCACGCGCGACGCCGACGAAGACCGGTCCGACGCGCGCTACGAGCTGCACGTGATTCACTGA
- the tssH gene encoding type VI secretion system ATPase TssH, which produces MSTPLKTLITKLNPLCRHAAERAASACLARGHYEVDLEHLFLALLEEPAGDLSLALRASRIDAHALRADLERELTRLKTGNTRTPVFSVHLIALFEQAWLIASLDSQLGRIRSGHLLLALLTAPDLAQFAQRMSARFSEVNVTDLKHKFDEITAGSSEAEPHRADAEHGDAAAPAEGGVPAAGASKTPALDTYTTNLTQRARDGKIDPVIGREAEIRQAIDILMRRRQNNPIMTGEAGVGKTAVVEGLALRIAADDVPPPLRGVALHVLDMGLLQAGASVKGEFENRLKSVIDEVKKSPHPIILFIDEAHTIIGAGGQAGQNDAANLLKPALARGELRTIAATTWSEYKKYFEKDAALARRFQVVKVEEPSEPLAAAMLRGMAGLMEKHFNVRILDDAITEAVRLSHRYISGRQLPDKAISVLDTACAKVALAHSATPAAIDDTKKRIERIDAEIASLERDAASGAAHDERLGELRGARDAALEQLAKDEARYEAERAIVAEITALRETLDRARAPAEDGQPVDVQATREKLAERVAALHALQGGEPMVPLQVDGHVVAEIVAAWTGIPLGRMVKDEIGTVLNLKPLLAARVIGQDHALEAIAQRVRTASANLEDPNKPRGVFMFVGPSGVGKTETALALADILYGGERKMITINMSEYQEAHSVSGLKGSPPGYVGYGEGGVLTEAVRRNPYSVVLLDEVEKAHPDVLEMFFQVFDKGMMDDAEGREIDFRNTLIILTSNVGSAAVMQACLNKPAEELPDPDALAEALRPQLYKAFKPAFLGRMKVVPYYPISDDVLAEIIELKLERIRSRIEANHKAAFEWDESLVDAVLARCTEVDSGARNVDHILNGTLLPEIAGHVLGRIADGASITRIAVCADDAGEFAYTVE; this is translated from the coding sequence ATGAGCACGCCTCTGAAGACCCTCATCACGAAACTGAATCCGCTGTGCCGGCATGCGGCCGAGCGCGCGGCGAGCGCGTGTCTTGCGCGCGGCCATTACGAGGTCGATCTGGAGCATCTGTTTCTCGCGCTGCTCGAGGAGCCCGCGGGCGACCTGTCGCTCGCGCTGCGCGCGAGCCGCATCGACGCGCATGCGTTGCGCGCCGATCTCGAGCGCGAACTCACGCGCCTGAAGACCGGCAACACGCGCACGCCCGTATTCTCGGTGCATCTGATCGCGCTGTTCGAGCAGGCGTGGCTCATCGCGTCGCTCGACTCGCAGCTCGGCCGCATCCGCTCGGGCCACCTGCTGCTCGCGCTGCTCACGGCGCCGGACCTCGCACAGTTCGCGCAACGGATGTCGGCGCGCTTCTCCGAAGTGAACGTGACCGATCTGAAGCACAAGTTCGACGAGATCACGGCCGGGTCCAGCGAAGCCGAGCCGCATCGTGCGGACGCGGAGCACGGCGACGCCGCTGCGCCGGCCGAGGGCGGCGTGCCGGCAGCGGGCGCATCGAAGACGCCTGCGCTCGACACGTACACGACGAACCTCACGCAGCGTGCACGGGACGGCAAGATCGACCCGGTAATCGGCCGCGAAGCCGAGATCCGTCAGGCGATCGACATCCTGATGCGGCGCCGCCAGAACAATCCGATCATGACGGGCGAGGCCGGCGTCGGCAAAACGGCCGTGGTCGAAGGGCTCGCACTGCGCATCGCGGCCGACGACGTGCCGCCGCCGTTGCGCGGCGTCGCGCTGCACGTGCTCGACATGGGGCTGCTGCAGGCCGGCGCGAGCGTGAAGGGCGAGTTCGAGAACCGCCTGAAGAGCGTGATCGACGAGGTCAAGAAGAGCCCGCATCCGATCATCCTGTTCATCGACGAGGCGCACACGATCATCGGCGCGGGCGGACAGGCCGGCCAGAACGACGCGGCGAACCTGCTGAAGCCCGCGCTCGCGCGCGGCGAGCTGCGCACGATCGCGGCGACGACGTGGAGCGAATACAAGAAGTACTTCGAGAAGGATGCCGCGCTCGCGCGACGCTTCCAGGTGGTGAAGGTCGAGGAACCGAGCGAGCCGCTGGCGGCCGCGATGCTGCGCGGCATGGCAGGACTGATGGAGAAGCACTTCAACGTGCGGATTCTCGACGATGCGATCACCGAGGCCGTCCGGCTGTCGCATCGCTATATCAGCGGCCGGCAACTGCCGGACAAGGCGATCAGCGTGCTCGACACCGCGTGCGCGAAGGTCGCGCTCGCGCACAGCGCGACGCCGGCCGCGATCGACGACACGAAAAAGCGCATCGAGCGCATCGACGCGGAAATCGCATCGCTCGAGCGCGATGCGGCAAGCGGCGCAGCGCACGACGAACGGCTCGGCGAGCTGCGCGGCGCGCGTGACGCGGCGCTCGAACAGCTCGCGAAGGACGAAGCGCGCTACGAGGCGGAACGCGCGATCGTCGCCGAGATTACCGCGCTGCGCGAGACGCTCGACCGCGCCCGCGCGCCGGCCGAGGACGGCCAGCCGGTCGACGTGCAGGCCACGCGCGAGAAGCTCGCCGAACGCGTCGCGGCGCTGCATGCGTTGCAGGGCGGCGAACCGATGGTGCCGCTGCAGGTCGACGGTCACGTGGTGGCCGAAATCGTCGCTGCGTGGACCGGCATTCCGCTCGGCCGGATGGTGAAGGACGAGATCGGCACCGTGCTCAATCTGAAGCCGCTGCTCGCCGCGCGCGTGATCGGCCAGGACCATGCGCTCGAAGCGATCGCGCAGCGCGTGCGCACCGCGTCCGCCAATCTCGAGGATCCGAACAAGCCGCGCGGCGTGTTCATGTTCGTCGGGCCGTCCGGCGTCGGCAAGACCGAGACGGCGCTGGCGCTCGCGGACATCCTCTACGGCGGCGAGCGCAAGATGATCACGATCAACATGAGCGAGTATCAGGAGGCGCACAGCGTGTCGGGGCTGAAGGGTTCGCCGCCGGGCTACGTCGGTTACGGCGAAGGCGGCGTGCTGACCGAGGCCGTGCGGCGCAATCCGTATTCGGTCGTGCTGCTCGACGAGGTCGAGAAAGCGCATCCGGACGTCCTCGAGATGTTCTTCCAGGTGTTCGACAAGGGCATGATGGACGACGCCGAAGGGCGCGAGATCGACTTCCGCAACACGCTGATCATCCTGACGTCGAACGTCGGTTCGGCCGCGGTGATGCAGGCGTGCCTGAACAAGCCGGCCGAGGAATTGCCCGATCCCGATGCGCTCGCGGAGGCGCTGCGCCCGCAGCTGTACAAGGCGTTCAAGCCCGCGTTCCTCGGCCGGATGAAGGTGGTGCCGTACTACCCGATCTCCGACGACGTGCTCGCCGAGATCATCGAGCTGAAGCTCGAACGGATTCGCAGCCGCATCGAGGCGAACCACAAGGCCGCGTTCGAATGGGACGAATCGCTCGTCGACGCGGTTCTCGCGCGCTGCACCGAAGTCGACTCGGGCGCACGCAACGTCGACCACATTCTGAACGGGACGCTGCTGCCGGAGATCGCGGGTCACGTGCTGGGCCGGATCGCCGACGGCGCGTCGATTACGCGCATCGCGGTGTGCGCGGACGACGCCGGCGAGTTTGCGTATACGGTCGAATGA